From the genome of Cydia pomonella isolate Wapato2018A chromosome 1, ilCydPomo1, whole genome shotgun sequence:
cttgaatttaattaatttaatgtcaTATATATACGGcgtatattttcagaattattTTCTTTCTCTACTACTTCTACTGAAAGTTctataagagcatctcgttcggtcatctgccggctctaccatttcatctctaaCCTTATTGTACCTTTATCTATCTTATtatagtgagtattatattctttgcttattatcttatacatcCTGGCAAATGCCTCCGTGGCGaaagccattaaaaaaaaaactgataccTTACTATACTCTTTGAATAGAAGTCCCACAAGGCCATCAATGTCAGACTGTTAgattgtcaatgtcaaaataTAATTGACCGTCTAGAGATAGAAACAGTGAAAACCGATTCTCAGTAGATAACTTTTTCGATTGTGTGACTAGTGCCTTTTAATGAATACCGTAATAAgcgtttaaattaaaatgtggcgtccaacatttactttatttcgTAAGATAATCATACCGTCTCTAATGGAGAATGCGAAAATAGCAAAAATATATTACTCTACCAAAGGCCGGCTCCCAAGGTCTACAGCACAAATAACCTTAATCGGTGCGAGTGTTGGGGTTCTAGTCGGGGCGGGGTGGGGTGGCTATACACACTACAAGATCAACGCTAAAAAGCAGGTGGCTCCTATAGTAAATGAAGAATATCCCTTCCTCAAGGAAGCACCGAAATACCAGGCTCAGTACAAAGtaaatttgaagttttttttgtcatttactGATCTAAAGTCAAAGATGAAGtcaagccccacagtaagctcaataaagcttgttgTGTTGTTATGTGTATAATATGAATACAGTTTGGAAAGAGTGATAAATTGGCAAAGTATATAGCTTTAATCTAGAGAGATCATGCGGCAAAGGCAATTATTTATGCAGCCACCAAATGGGCACACTTGCTCAATATAGTCTCGAAACTATTTTTTAGTAGCTAGTTTTATGTTACTTTTAACAGAATCTAGTGTTCATAAGTCAATTCTGATTTTTTCAGATCAGTAATGACTTTGACAGTAGTAACTTGCAGCTTGTACTATTTCAATACCGCACCTGCCCATTCTGCTGCAAAGTGCGCGCATACCTTGATGCTCGGGGTATCAGTTATGAGGTAGTTGAGGTTGATGCTGTCCTCAGACAAGCTATCAAGTGGTCAGGCTACAAAAAAGTTCCTATTCTGTTAGCCAAAATGGATGGAGGTTATCAGGTATTTAGTTTTCAACTATAATTGTCTTAATATTTTCTGTGCACCATTACTTTCAATTTCATTATGAATATTTAACTTTATctgcttttttaattttttagcaaCTGATGGACAGTTCAGCTATAATATCTGTACTGGAGACTTTCTTGAGAGACAAAAATGGTCAACTGCGAGATGTTGTGAAGTTCTACCCTGTTACGAAGTTCCTGAATGACCAGGGCAAGGAAGTGACTGATGTAACAAACAAGTACTTTATAATGCATAACTCTGTGGTCTCTGATCAAACTGAAAGAAATGCAGAAGCGTAAGTTATTAgtcatttttatattgtatgttaAGTTTATCTAATGCCTAAGaaggttgtatttttttgttatttgaatTCCATATATTACCAACCATAtgcttgaaaatatttttaacaattgtTTGGCCCATAAAAtatcattcattcataaaactttgatacaaacattacatcaaacaGGTAGCCAGGTAGTTTGTTGTATTCATTAAAAACTAGTCAATGCTGTTTTAGGCGTTTGTGTTACATGCTTAAACTCATTGACAATTAAACTGGCAAGTTGTTCCATAGCCAAAATCTTATTGTTTGGtcaatatattgtatttatagtGAAGAGCGAGAATGGCGGCAGTGGGCCGATCGTGTGCTAGTGCACACCCTGTCCCCTAATGTATACCGAACAGCAGGGGAAGCTCTAGACACTTTCAAGTGGTTCGAGGAAGCTGGACACTGGCGTGAATCTTTCCCTGCCTGGGAGTGTGCTCTCATGGTTTATGGAGGAGCTGCTGCTATGTGGGTTATTGCTAAGCGACTCAAGACAAGGTAGGCTTTATAATTTTGGTGCAACATATTGTTTACATATTTCTCACCAACTTCCTTTTGTACCACATTCAGtttagataatttattttttgtgatcCTTACAGGCACCAGATCAAAGATGACGTCCGTCAGTCACTTTATGATGCTGCAAATGACTGGATGGGGGCACTTAGAAAGAAAGGCACTAAGTTTCTGGGTGGTGGCCAGCCTAATCTTGCAGACATTGCTGTGTATGGTGTGCTGAGCAGCATTGAAGGGTGCCAGGCGTTCCAGGACCTGAGGAGCCATACAGACATAGGGGTGTGGTATGATGACATCAAGAACTCAATAGAACGAAGACAAGGAAAAGTTACCTCTGCACTAACCCAAGCGTGAACACGTTCTTGCTACCCTTACCTGTTGTATTGTTAGAGTAGTGGTGAAAGATAGagatttgaaaattttatttataaaaataattagatattAGAAGCATTTGCGAAAGTGTTTAcgtatgatttatttattttaacgtcaCTCTGCCATgcatattgattgattgaagttACCCTAGTATTCTTAGATTGGACGAACGAATGCCTTCAAGGTATCGCGTCTTTATAACGTGTGACCTATGAATATGATCACACtttatacttatacttataattGAGCCTTTGCACAATTCCCAGATACGTACATAGTCTGTTCTGACTGTTGTTATTCAGCATAATATGttgttatttcaataaaaaacttgcatttataatataaataaacttcATCAGGGCATACTATTTATAAGTCCTTTAGGTTTTAGTAACACACTAGCTTCCCGAGGATGATCTCCATATTGTAGACAGAAATTTTGTCAGCAGCATTCTGAcattaagaatttaaaaatataaaaacctgTTATTTTGATTGTAAACATTTTAGCAATAGCgagcataaaaataaatatgtagtagCTATATAACGTTGTTCACATTCATTGTCACGTTTTATAAAACCACATAAAAACCTTGCCAATCTTGCAATGCCGTTGCCTGAgctattttttcttttttgcgaACGATAATAACATGACGTCGTTGAGCAATAAAGATTGTTCGAGCCTCAGATACGGAAAAAATAGCGCACCGCCGCCGCCTATAACAAACACTTACTAACTTGTATATCGTCGGCTaaaaatacgtttgtgccataaaCAATTCTGAAACAAACCGtgtttaaatgataataataaaaaatagcctATAATTGACAAATCGAttaaattttttccttattttagtagctatattcaaaatattattacggTACTATACATAGTAGATATATAtgcctaaatgataaataagttctatttatttttatatattagcCGCTTTCTTCTCCCGCCACTCATCACAGTTTGGtgcatgttcccgccagtcgctgcaaaaatcgtcgaggtcatcccgccatcctttttttggtctgcctctgccccggctaatctgcggtgtccattcggtagccaatttggcccaccgatccggCTGACTTACGCTTAGCGGCCTTGACACCCACATCTACGATACTAGTTCTGGATCTGGAGCTCAGTTCTGTTCCTAACCCGATGGGTTCTGCGAACTAGGTATGCTGCGCTTcattgctcgctggcaaatTTTGAGTCGGGATTTCTGGACTTCCGTTAATGACCAAGTTTGGGCGCCTTAGGTTTGAATAGCCAGGATACACATGGACGAGTTTGCTCTTTAGTGCCAGTGAAAGCTTGTCCTTCATTAATGCCTTTATGTACCAGAAGCTCTTCCAGGCGTTTTCGATGCGATGATCGATTTCTTAATTTAGACTGCCTGTTATCGGAGGATGCTATACATGCTATGCTGTATAGCCCAAATAGATGTATTCATCGACATATTGGATATCCTGCCCATCAACCCTGACGCTGTTCCGTTTCGCGCCGTTGGCCATTAATTGGGTTTTGGCCCTGTTTAATTCGAGCTCGACTTCACATCTTAAGACAAAGAAGttcaatatttcattttttgcttcttCTTGCTCTCCTGCAAACCAGGCGTGGCGTATGGCACAAACATATTCTCACCCGAcgttttattgtatattaagtACTTCGTAAAGACATTCTTAGGCCTTACGGACACTAATACAAAGTGGGCCAGGTCGCATATTGTGTGTGTGCACGATAGTCCTAATTATGGCGAAAATTTACGCTTGCGTGCTTTGGCAAAGATGGAGTTTTactattctttatttatatatttttacagtacacgTGGTACTTATATagtactttaccgccctagacCGGCAATTAGCACTATGCACTACGTGCAtatgtcaaaaatatgcacTGTAAAACGTTGCACGATActcgtgcgaataggtaattcgcaacttgtgtcgatttaaaatagggctcctgatatccgtgatacacgccgatccgtagctacgggttcttaagcccggcggtactaagatcacgaatttcacgaacacggcaaggtacgtacctcgtacctacgttcgcgtccggattcacgtgacacgccgtgaccgtgacacgccatgatacgtagcccgtacctgcgttcgtgtgcggagcttcgggctcggttccgttggataggtacttatcgcacgtctcgtaggttcgacacgcccgggagaaaaataaataaggactaggtattattgaattgagttaccacttagtatattgaatacgggacgttcgtcggacaaacatttacgtgtgaattaaacttaaattgtattttttgcatcgatttgaatataatggttatatctaaataatttggggttgttctgttttttgtataaccagctattgattttagtcaaaactagcgacctgctcgttgcattgcactaatataataataataaataaatattttaggacattattacacaaattgactaagtcccacagtaagcacaataaggcttgtgttgagggtacttatacatcgatatatataatatataaatatttataaatacttaaatacatagaaaacacccatgactcaggaacaaatatccatgctcatcacacaaatacatgccctaaccaggatttgaacccgagaccatcagcttcgtagtaagtatcattataattatgaacttaagcaacgctgtgctactggttgtcattattaaatcaaaagaagacattttattctgttaagtattaatgaaatgaatgaaacatacttgtaaaagcttgctactatcaaagaatataacgtagcctaaatataaacaaggcaatcctaattcaaagaaacaaaagggtaaatttctACAAATCTTCGGTAGAtatgataaaggtaatacaggtaaacaaattcaacaaaaacacatgtacggggccacggaaaaaaagtacgcagctgcagttcttatcagtttcggactttcggcacattaaagagtactgtttatttctagattaaaggtaataatgacatattattgttagagtgttttattgtatgactaacaagctaagccaacataccgggtttttttttgtagataagaagtgcagttgcacgtgcagacaaaatgaaacaaacaatatacataagtagctgtgggctttaccttttgttcgtgaagttgaaagaagtgaccgcgatgttttgttttacaattcgtggtattttttatttaatcccgagggggcagtttagaattttgaactcacattcattgtcattagttactcctgacatcacagttggtctcctgacacacagtgttgtggtattattttagcaacccgcttattaaagtagctattcattgtaattaatgttttgttctattcatttattactcattaatatttaaaaggacttactattggaaataaattttaattcaaaagtaatgaaacggaattagagctatgaataaaaaaatcacgatacatttttattcgtagctcttagagaccgcatcgtatcttcactcaacgtcgcgggcggaccgaaccggcgtgttcttaagatacgtgaagccgtgatcacgcctacacggatctacacggattcacgtaccctaatttcacgtagccgaattTCACGTGtggaacggaccagaaaaccgttgccgtgaaacacgaaaccgggcgcacggctacgggtacacgaatcacggacacgaccgcgagccctaatttaaaacactcctctcggtcgtgttttaatttatcatcacTCGTTgctaatttcctacttttcgcacttgtaatgtactattaattagAAGGGCGCCAATGTGAATACATCATCTTTGTACGGAGATTAAAAACGGttattatttaggtaggtatttagcCAGACGTAATGGCTAAATAAAAAGTACTCCAAGTATCCATTATTATCTGACTATCTAGTCTACTCGACAAACTGGAAATggtgaaaaatagagatactactcttAAAAATACGTTGTGATACTATAAATACGTGGGCGTTTTCAGAATTAGGTTCCTTTTAGGTACCCAGGTAACcagtctttatttattaaaatacaaaacaaaaataatcttCTAAAAACGAATAACATCTGCAATACTatgtattacaataaaattatttgacaaAGTCTTTCCAATGCGGTACATTTTTGGTTTTAATCATTGCTTTACAATCATCTTAGCATAAAATACGTAAGGTACtataaaaagttgtttttttaaattattacttattattctTGCAAATGAGATCGAAATTAGTTTCAATTAtccttataattaatataaattcttATAAAATCAATCACAGCTACAGTAGGACAAAGTGACGTCTAGGAATCACATTAAAGGTTTACATGTGCGGAAAATCTACTTAATTTAGTACTGAATTAGGGATGTATATAGTGACGATACCGATATTTGAAGTAAATAATCGACGGTACTGATACCGATATCAATGGCTTATTAGTAacttaacaaataaaattaataaataattaagtatttcatATGCATAAAATAGATGTTTTATTAGACATTCGATTGTGTGAAGTGtgaaaactgaaaaataaaaataaaacaaatatgcaAAATGAATACAAAAGTAAATCAAAGTCGGCAATCACAGTTCACTTTAGGACCTACATTTTGGTACATTTTTGTAAAGGAACcaaagtttatttaagttattagCAGATAATCTGTGGGGCatatcattttgtatttgcGTTTTTCAAAATGTCATATCGAGTGTATTTAAATCGGCGATGCCGATATATCGGTATCGTTACATCCTTATAATGAATGTAATGTTTATCTCTCCAAAAATCTTAATGACTTTAATGAATCTTTATTCATATATTCCAAAATGTAAAATCTCAAAAATGTAAACACGTACAAATCAAAACGAAACTAAACCTAACGTATCAGTAATATAAACATAGATGTTAGTGAAACCCACCAAGTTTACAAATCTTTCAATCAACTGCTAACTTATTCACTCAATTATTACAAAAGAAAGTATGgtagattttttaattacaaaattttaaataattttttaatgtacttactaacatGTAGCTATAATGATATGATCATACTAACAATGTTCTATGGAATTTTTAATGTTCTGGAATAGTTTTTTTGTTGAAAACAAACGATAACTATAGTAATTTCCGTCAAAATATTAGACACCTTTAGCATCTCTAAAAATTTAGGCAGtcaaactaataataataataattataagggTGAAGTCgtttctcaccttctgtacatggatgacctcaaattatttgcaccaaatagccaagacttgttggagctactgaaaaccaccgaagtcttcagtagtgccatcaacatggagtttggtgtcgataaatgtgcagttatgcatgtacagcgggggaaggttgtaaattcaacaaatttacaactttctgaggcaatggctttcagatctatctctgaatcagaaacctacaaataccttggtatgtcacagtcgttgggtattgaggatgagggtattagacagtcggtgaaggaacgctttttcagtcggctcacaaaagtccttaacagtcttttgtcaggaggcaacaaagtgcgagccttcaacgcctgggtaatgcccctgctcacatactcctttggcatactaaggtggactcagaccaagctggacgccctggatcggagggtccgactactgctaaccacacaccgtatgctacacccacgctcgtcagttatgagattgtacatcccacggaagtgtggaggtcgaggcttcctaaacgccaaagatctccacaaccgcgaggtgtgcaatctcaggaattatttccttaacaacgagtgtgggatgcatcgtgatgtggtggcagtagacaggaacctcacgccgctctccttggcaaacgagaactggcgcaaacctgtggtactaagtactgcggatcgcaaggcggcatgggagagtaaggtgctacacgggcggttctacaaggccctcacgggacccgacgtggacctgctcgcgtcggtgaactggttacgattcggggacctcttcggagaaaccgagggttttgcctgtgcaattgcggacgaagtgatgatgacgaacaactatcggaaatatatcctgaaggatggtacggtcgacatttgtcgggcatgccgccgtcccggagagtcactcaggcatataatttccggttgttctcatcttgctaacggcgagtacttgcacagacataatctcgtagccaggattattcaccagcaacttgctcttctatacggccttgtggaccgcgaagtaccgtactacaagtactcacctgcgccagttctcgaaaatggtcgtgccacgctctattgggatcgatctattatcactgacaggactattgtagccaataagcctgacatcgtgataatagatcgatcgcaacgccgggccgtgctcgtcgacatcaccatcccccatgatgagaatctcgtgaaagccgagaaggacaagtccagtaagtacctagacttggctcacgagataaccgccatgtgggatgttgattcgacgatcattgtcccgatagtcgtttcagcgaatggtctcatagcgaagagtctcgaccaaaaccttgagagactctcgctaggtggttggatcaagggtcagatgcagaaggcggtgatcttggacacggcgcggatagtccgccggttcctctctctgaggccctgaccaccggcagcttgggccctgccccgctgctggcagcaccctaggttaggttttttataatgtgtttatatgtattttgtattatttttgtatgatttgttgtattttacttttatattcatattataaaatgcctaatctaagacacaagataaataaagagataataatataaataataaatactctGCTTAGGGCTACCCCTCACTAGCGTCTTTCGAGCGTCGTCGTCTTGCCAGCGCCCGCGCAACGGCGACGCAACTTTTGCGTTGCGTCAATGCAACGTCGGGGCGACGGCAGGAGCGTTTATCGAGCCCCAGCGTCTGACCAGCGTCCACACAGCCACGACGCGAAGTCAGTAACGTTTTTCAAACGTCAACGTCCTTCCAGCGTCTTGTTAGCGCCCGCGTCAGGGTAAAACCGCTGTGCAGGCGCTGACAAGACGCTGGCAAGACGCTGAGGTTCGAAAGACGTTAGAGACGTTGTATCGTCGCTGCGTGGCCGCTCGAAAGACGCTCGTGTGGGGCGGCTTATATtctataatgtataaaaaaaattacagaagtGATTACTTAATTTGTTGATTTTGTAAGGTGCTTTTTACTAGGGATGTAACGGTACCAATACCGCTATATCGGCCGATATAATCGGCAGGCCTATATATCGGCATCGCCTATTTAAACACACCCGATATCACAGTTTGAAAAGCgcaaatacaaaatgatttGCGTAACAGATTATCtgctaataatttaaattaagtttgttTCCTTAATTTACCTAAAGGTCCTAAATTGAACTGTAATTGctgattttgatttaattttgcattattcttttatttttatttttcagtttttcacACTTCACAAAATCGAGCGTCGTTAACATTTCATATAAGTATAGCTCAAAATGCAACACCACACTAGTTAAGTTACCTACTAGTTAGGTCGCCACGAATATAAGtggaataaaattatttgtgtctttttaatattattatcgaCCTACTACATTTTGGCAGCTTAGTTATTACTCGTACTAAAATGACGACATGTAAACCGTGCATTTTTATTCCATGCGTcacgttttttttgttaaactttTGTGCAAATTTTTGCTTTAGGTGGAAACCGTTTctcctgaaatggaatttcatagaaaaagtaccgttatttcattGGATCGAGAAGCTAttctatatttttctatatatatttcttaaaataCACCATAGTtttaccaaatatttatttaatacctttaaaataataattcatgtTATGTACTCGCTTTTTCACGGCGCGAA
Proteins encoded in this window:
- the LOC133516522 gene encoding prostaglandin E synthase 2; this translates as MWRPTFTLFRKIIIPSLMENAKIAKIYYSTKGRLPRSTAQITLIGASVGVLVGAGWGGYTHYKINAKKQVAPIVNEEYPFLKEAPKYQAQYKISNDFDSSNLQLVLFQYRTCPFCCKVRAYLDARGISYEVVEVDAVLRQAIKWSGYKKVPILLAKMDGGYQQLMDSSAIISVLETFLRDKNGQLRDVVKFYPVTKFLNDQGKEVTDVTNKYFIMHNSVVSDQTERNAEAEEREWRQWADRVLVHTLSPNVYRTAGEALDTFKWFEEAGHWRESFPAWECALMVYGGAAAMWVIAKRLKTRHQIKDDVRQSLYDAANDWMGALRKKGTKFLGGGQPNLADIAVYGVLSSIEGCQAFQDLRSHTDIGVWYDDIKNSIERRQGKVTSALTQA